The Shewanella zhangzhouensis genome has a window encoding:
- a CDS encoding methyl-accepting chemotaxis protein, with amino-acid sequence MNLNELTIRAKFSIPLVVIVVMTVAIAVVSILNAKRLSSDAKNVATTFLSAVDAGLNADRDLYQALTASQNYVQYRLLGQSGGDKYRQDFDENAKQALDRMALVMSLLKEYPELQSNKAQFQREYDAWLSAATQVFTMADSQSPLAAANYNNEVVEPLFQALRGHYDKTGEWVKNKADEVTSQALEASQRGINLLFGIIILVVLASIISVVYGPRLVTSRVEELDTMIAAISDGEGDLRGRLDDSGRDELSLLARTFNGLMMKLQQLISTIKSDAVSLDARVVGLNHSAKESEKISSEQNANLEQIATAVHQLSHAVHEVAASSQNALSDTEHANTLIKESSTVVGQSVDRVQQLAGVVSHASEVIQNLASESKQIVTVLDVIRGIAEQTNLLALNAAIEAARAGEQGRGFAVVADEVRTLASRTQQSTEDIQRMVAGLEAGVSEAVSAIDSGTRQVDSVVEASGSITRALAGVDEAVSRTKDLIYLIATATEEQSKVVDEVNQNISSLNLLSQESIGVVRRTREAADEIAQIGTGLSGNVGRFLV; translated from the coding sequence ATGAATCTCAATGAGTTAACCATCAGAGCCAAGTTTTCGATTCCGCTGGTTGTCATCGTGGTCATGACGGTTGCCATTGCAGTGGTGAGTATTTTAAATGCCAAGCGGTTATCGTCCGACGCAAAAAATGTGGCGACCACCTTTCTGTCGGCGGTGGATGCGGGGTTGAATGCAGACAGGGATCTCTATCAGGCGCTTACTGCCAGCCAAAATTACGTGCAGTACCGTTTGCTCGGGCAGTCAGGTGGGGATAAATACCGCCAGGACTTCGATGAAAATGCCAAGCAGGCGCTGGACAGGATGGCACTGGTGATGAGCCTGCTTAAGGAGTATCCAGAGCTGCAGAGCAACAAAGCCCAGTTTCAGCGTGAATACGATGCCTGGCTGTCAGCGGCCACTCAGGTGTTTACCATGGCGGATAGCCAGAGTCCTCTGGCTGCCGCCAACTACAACAATGAAGTGGTGGAACCCTTGTTTCAGGCGCTGCGCGGGCACTACGACAAAACCGGCGAGTGGGTAAAAAACAAGGCAGATGAGGTCACCAGTCAGGCGCTTGAAGCCAGTCAACGCGGTATTAATCTGTTGTTTGGCATCATCATTCTGGTGGTGCTGGCCAGTATCATCAGCGTGGTGTATGGCCCCAGATTGGTCACCTCCAGGGTAGAAGAGCTCGATACCATGATTGCCGCCATCAGTGATGGGGAAGGGGACCTGCGTGGCAGGCTCGATGACAGCGGCCGTGACGAATTGTCGCTGCTGGCCAGAACCTTTAACGGCCTGATGATGAAGCTGCAGCAACTGATTTCGACCATCAAAAGTGATGCGGTTTCACTGGATGCCCGGGTAGTAGGCCTCAATCATTCGGCCAAAGAGAGCGAAAAAATTTCCTCGGAGCAGAATGCCAATCTGGAGCAAATCGCCACGGCAGTGCATCAACTGAGCCATGCCGTACACGAAGTGGCCGCCAGCTCCCAAAATGCCCTCAGCGATACCGAGCATGCCAATACCCTTATCAAGGAGTCCAGTACCGTGGTGGGCCAATCGGTTGATCGGGTACAGCAACTGGCCGGTGTGGTCTCCCATGCCAGCGAGGTGATCCAGAATCTTGCCTCCGAGTCCAAGCAAATCGTCACTGTGCTGGACGTTATTCGGGGCATTGCCGAGCAAACCAACCTGCTGGCACTGAATGCTGCCATCGAAGCGGCCAGGGCCGGTGAGCAGGGGCGCGGCTTTGCCGTGGTGGCAGACGAAGTCAGAACATTGGCGAGCCGTACCCAGCAATCCACCGAGGATATCCAGCGCATGGTTGCCGGGCTGGAGGCCGGAGTCAGTGAAGCCGTATCGGCGATAGACTCAGGCACCCGTCAGGTGGACTCAGTGGTCGAGGCGTCTGGCAGCATCACCCGGGCACTTGCCGGTGTGGATGAGGCTGTGTCCCGCACCAAGGATTTGATTTACCTGATTGCCACCGCCACAGAGGAGCAGAGCAAGGTGGTGGATGAGGTAAATCAGAATATCAGCTCACTGAATTTGCTCTCCCAGGAGAGTATCGGTGTTGTCAGGCGCACCCGGGAGGCGGCCGACGAAATCGCCCAGATTGGCACTGGGTTGTCGGGTAATGTAGGGCGCTTTTTGGTGTAA
- the mpl gene encoding UDP-N-acetylmuramate:L-alanyl-gamma-D-glutamyl-meso-diaminopimelate ligase — MHVHILGICGTFMGGLALLARAMGHKVTGSDANVYPPMSTQLEEQGIELIQGFDPVQLESEPDLVVIGNAMSRGNPCVEAVLNKGMAYTSGPQFLRDHILPGRWVLAVAGTHGKTSTSSMLAWVLEHCGYEPGFLIGGVPQNFGVSARLGNSPFFVVEADEYDSAFFDKRSKFVHYQPKTLVINNLEFDHADIFDSLADIQRQFNHVIRTVPGCGKVIWPKDSKAVAEVIDKGLWSEQETFSHQAGADWSVRPLAADGHQFEVLYGGEVQGVLDWQLIGSHNMENAVMAIAAARHVGVAPAAAIEALSGFMPPKRRLELIGEVGGVSLYDDFAHHPTAIETTLKGLRAKVGNARIFVVLEPRSNTMKRGVHKDTLALSMALADEAFLYQADNIGWDIRDAMAQAPLPVDVDYDIDSIVAKVAARVQSGDQLVVMSNGGFDGIHGKLKAAIAAKLA, encoded by the coding sequence ATGCACGTACACATTCTCGGGATTTGCGGCACCTTTATGGGTGGTCTGGCGCTGCTGGCGCGGGCCATGGGACACAAGGTCACAGGATCGGATGCCAACGTGTATCCGCCCATGAGCACTCAGCTCGAAGAGCAGGGCATTGAACTCATTCAGGGTTTTGACCCTGTGCAGCTTGAAAGCGAACCGGATTTGGTGGTGATTGGCAATGCCATGAGCCGGGGCAATCCCTGCGTGGAAGCCGTGCTCAACAAGGGCATGGCCTACACCTCAGGGCCACAATTTTTGCGCGACCATATACTGCCCGGTCGCTGGGTGCTGGCGGTGGCCGGTACCCACGGTAAAACCTCCACCTCCAGCATGTTGGCATGGGTATTGGAACATTGCGGCTATGAGCCGGGCTTCCTGATTGGTGGCGTACCTCAGAACTTTGGCGTATCGGCCCGTCTGGGGAACTCCCCCTTCTTTGTGGTCGAGGCCGACGAGTACGACAGCGCCTTTTTCGACAAGCGTTCCAAGTTTGTGCACTATCAGCCAAAAACTTTGGTTATCAATAACCTCGAGTTTGATCACGCCGATATTTTCGACTCGCTTGCCGATATTCAGCGCCAGTTTAACCATGTCATCCGCACCGTGCCCGGTTGTGGCAAGGTGATTTGGCCCAAAGACAGCAAAGCGGTGGCCGAGGTTATCGACAAGGGACTGTGGAGCGAGCAGGAAACCTTCAGCCATCAGGCGGGCGCCGATTGGTCGGTTAGACCACTGGCGGCCGATGGCCATCAATTTGAAGTGCTGTATGGTGGTGAAGTTCAGGGCGTGCTTGACTGGCAGCTTATCGGCAGCCACAACATGGAAAACGCGGTCATGGCCATCGCCGCCGCGCGCCACGTGGGCGTTGCCCCGGCGGCAGCCATCGAAGCTCTCAGCGGTTTTATGCCCCCCAAGCGCAGGCTGGAGCTGATTGGTGAGGTTGGCGGTGTGAGCCTGTACGACGACTTTGCCCACCATCCCACGGCCATCGAAACCACCCTCAAGGGGCTCAGGGCCAAGGTGGGGAATGCCCGTATCTTTGTGGTGCTGGAGCCCCGCTCAAACACCATGAAACGCGGTGTTCACAAGGACACCCTGGCCTTGTCCATGGCGCTGGCCGACGAGGCTTTCCTGTATCAGGCCGACAATATCGGCTGGGATATCCGCGATGCCATGGCCCAGGCACCGCTGCCGGTGGATGTAGACTATGATATCGACAGCATAGTGGCCAAGGTGGCTGCCAGGGTACAGAGCGGTGAC